AGCCCGGCTGGTACAGCGTGAAGGTGCCGAACACCGGGACCACCATGAAGGTGCTCGGGACCGATGGTCCGACCACCTGGATCCGCGTGGCTCCCAAGGGCTGACACGCACCGCCTCACCACGGCCCGTCCGGCTCCTGCCGGGCGGGCCGTGCGGCGTCCGGGCTCGCAGGGCCAGGCTCAGGCCACCATCACCCGCGAGGACGGGCGCCGGTCGGGGTCGTGACCGGCCAGCACCGCCGACCACGCCTCGGCCAGCCGGGCGACCGCGTCCTGCAGCTCGCCGACCGGCCGGGTCCACGGGAGGCGCACGAATCGGGCGAGGCCGCCCTCGGCGGCGAACACCGGCCCGGGCGCCACGACGACGCCGCGCCGGTCTCCCTCGGCGGCCAGCGCCGTCGCCAGCGGCGCCGGCAGCTCGCACCACAGCGCCAACCCCCCGGACGGCAGCCGGAACCGCCAGTCCGGGAGCGACGTGGACACCGCGTCGGCGAGCGCGTCGCGCTGCTCGCGCAGCCGGTGGCGGTGGTCGCCCACGACCCGGTCGGCGTCGCGGAGCAGCTCGACCAGCACCAGCTGCTCGAGCACCGGGGCGCCGAGGTCGAGCGCCAGGCGTGCGCGGACGAAGCTGTCCATGGTGCCCTCGGGGGCGCGGATCCAGCCGACCCGCAGCCCGCCCCAGAAGCCCTTGCTGGCGCTGCCCACGGTGACCGTGCCGGGTGCGTGCGCCGCGAACGGCAACGGCATGGCCTGCCCCTCGAGCGGCAGCCACTGGTGCGCCTCGTCGACCACGGCGCGGACCCGGGCACGACGCAGGTGGCCGGCGTACTCCTCCCGCTGCTCGTCGGGCATCAGCAGGCCGGTGGGGTTCTGGAAGTCGGGGATGAGGAACGCCAGCCGCGGGGCGACCTGGTGCAGGCCGGCGCCGATCCCCGGCAGGTCCCAGCCGTCGGGGTCGACCGGCGAGGGGACCAGCCGGGCGCCGGCGTCGCGCAGCGCCTCGACGGCGTTGGGGTAGCACGGTGACTCGACGAGCACCCGGTCACCGGCACCGGTGAGGGCCCGCGACACGATCGCGGCCGCGGCGAGCGCACCAGGGGTGACCATCACCTGGTCCGGCGACGTGGGGAGGCCGCGGGCCTCGTACGACGACGCGATCGCCTGCTGGAGGGCGGGCAACCCGACCGGGAAGTAGCCGTGACCGGCGAGGTAGGACGGCAGCACGGCCAGCGCCCGCTCGTAGGCCGCGGCGATGCCCCACGTCGCTGCGGGGGCGGCGCAGTTGAGGTCGACCACGCCCGCGTCGTCGGGGCGCGGCAGCAGGGCCCGGTCGTGCACCCGGGTCGCCTCGCCGGGCAGTCGGGTGAAGGTCCCCGAGCCGCGACGGGGCTCGGCGTACCCCTGCTCGACCAGGGAGGCGTAGGCCCGCGTGACCGTCGTGCGGGACACGTCGAGCACGCGGGTCAGGTCGCGCTCGCTGGGCAGCCGGGCGCCGACCGGGATCCGGCCGTCGGCGACCAGGCGGCGCAGCGCCTCGGCGAGGCCGGCGTAGGCCGGGGAGCGCGGGAAGTCGCCGACCAGGGTGGCGGTGCGGTGGGCACTGACGAGCTGCTGCACGTGGCCACTCTGCTGGAAGTGGCTATGGATCACAAGGCCAATCCGGGAGATCCTCGGTGCCATGACGCACCTCGTGACGGCACGCCCGGCCCTCACCGACCTCGGACCGGTGGCGCAGCTGCGGGCCGGTCGGCTGCCCCGCCGTCTCGTCCAGCTGTACGTCGGCCTGGTGCTGTACGGCGTCTCGCTCGCCCTGATGGTCCGCGGCGAGCTCGGCCTCGCCCCGTGGGACGTGCTCCACTCCGGCTTCATCCGCCACGTGCCGATCACGCTCGGACAGGCCGTGATCCTGATCAGCGTCGTGGTGCTCCTGGCCTGGATCCCGCTGCGCGAGGTGCCCGGTCTCGGGACGATCTCCAACGCCGTCGTCGTCGGCCTGGCCGCCGACGCGACCCTGGCGGTGCTCGGCACCCCCGACGGGACCGCGCTCCGGGTGGGGCTGCTGGTCGCCGGGGTGCTCCTCAACGGGCTGGCCACCGCGATGTACATCGGCGCCCAGCTCGGTCGCGGCCCGCGCGACGGCCTGATGACCGGCCTCGCCCGACGTACCGGCCGCTCGATGCGCCTGGTCCGCACGGTCCTGGAGGCCTCGGTCGTGGTGGTCGGCCTGCTGCTCGGCGGCACGCTCGGGCTCGGCACCGTGCT
This genomic interval from Nocardioides euryhalodurans contains the following:
- a CDS encoding PLP-dependent aminotransferase family protein, which codes for MQQLVSAHRTATLVGDFPRSPAYAGLAEALRRLVADGRIPVGARLPSERDLTRVLDVSRTTVTRAYASLVEQGYAEPRRGSGTFTRLPGEATRVHDRALLPRPDDAGVVDLNCAAPAATWGIAAAYERALAVLPSYLAGHGYFPVGLPALQQAIASSYEARGLPTSPDQVMVTPGALAAAAIVSRALTGAGDRVLVESPCYPNAVEALRDAGARLVPSPVDPDGWDLPGIGAGLHQVAPRLAFLIPDFQNPTGLLMPDEQREEYAGHLRRARVRAVVDEAHQWLPLEGQAMPLPFAAHAPGTVTVGSASKGFWGGLRVGWIRAPEGTMDSFVRARLALDLGAPVLEQLVLVELLRDADRVVGDHRHRLREQRDALADAVSTSLPDWRFRLPSGGLALWCELPAPLATALAAEGDRRGVVVAPGPVFAAEGGLARFVRLPWTRPVGELQDAVARLAEAWSAVLAGHDPDRRPSSRVMVA
- a CDS encoding YczE/YyaS/YitT family protein, with protein sequence MTHLVTARPALTDLGPVAQLRAGRLPRRLVQLYVGLVLYGVSLALMVRGELGLAPWDVLHSGFIRHVPITLGQAVILISVVVLLAWIPLREVPGLGTISNAVVVGLAADATLAVLGTPDGTALRVGLLVAGVLLNGLATAMYIGAQLGRGPRDGLMTGLARRTGRSMRLVRTVLEASVVVVGLLLGGTLGLGTVLYALAIGPLAQALLPAWTVEVTPPA